The following coding sequences lie in one Yamadazyma tenuis chromosome 3, complete sequence genomic window:
- the BUD32 gene encoding serine/threonine-protein kinase bud32 (COG:T; EggNog:ENOG503NVEV), whose protein sequence is MTDRVVQLVEDILPGIPLQVVSQGAEAVVFRTGVHPYTAHPSLTNPNQFIIKYRPSKKYRHPKIDASITKSRTAGEVKFMHRLAKAGINAPNVVSADFKRGLIWMEHLGEVLPSGEVSSFKNHLWSVERTRSPDECVSEDIQRICEQVGQLIGQLHHNDMIHGDLTSSNIVLQKKVPYLIDFGLSSYSGLAEDKAVDLYVLERAIQSTHSMYAYKYNQWLLKGYEAAYGTNKQNRRKYVEVMGKLEDVRQRGRKRSMLG, encoded by the coding sequence ATGACGGACAGAGTGGTACAGCTAGTAGAGGATATCCTTCCGGGAATACCTTTGCAGGTGGTGTCCCAGGGGGCTGAGGCGGTGGTATTCCGAACAGGGGTACACCCTTATACCGCCCATCCGTCCTTGACCAACCCCAATCAATTTATCATCAAGTACCGTCCCTCGAAGAAATATAGGCACCCGAAGATTGATGCCAGTATCACCAAATCACGGACGGCTGGCGAGGTCAAGTTCATGCACCGGCTTGCCAAGGCGGGTATCAATGCGCCGAATGTGGTTCTGGCCGATTTCAAGCGGGGGCTCATCTGGATGGAGCATTTGGGCGAGGTTTTACCGTCCGGCGAAGTaagttctttcaaaaacCATTTGTGGAGCGTGGAAAGAACGAGACTGCCCGACGAGTGTGTGTCTGAAGACATTCAGCGTATATGTGAGCAAGTGGGCCAGCTAATTGGTCAGTTGCACCATAATGATATGATTCACGGAGACCTCACATCTTCGAATATTGTGTTACAGAAAAAGGTGCCGTACTTGATTGACTTTGGGCTCTCATCGTACTCAGGACTAGCTGAGGATAAGGCTGTAGACTTGTACGTTTTGGAAAGGGCGATTCAAAGCACACATTCGATGTATGCCTATAAGTACAACCAGTGGCTTCTCAAGGGCTATGAAGCAGCTTACGGGACGAACAAGCAGAACAGGAGGAAGTACGTGGAGGTGATGGGAAAGTTGGAGGACGTTCGACAGCGTGGCCGGAAGCGGAGCA
- a CDS encoding uncharacterized protein (EggNog:ENOG503NVY9; COG:S), whose protein sequence is MTMFPTSDWVYIIPPYLLHTSLGAKLHRQLALISSELANSNAMPTCSPHYEAVPESKPIPQYHFSADPTIHNIIRDKLIYKFQIIGILGTSPKPPSELSDEEVYELFETFEHKLLADETMAKTASDTASDGSHPGSNTRHKKLSIESDTFGEVSLSTGVPLKYQKYLSYSLRDLLLHTKLEQNGKLPSQTRFLKVDDTYFDYSLPSSWVSLIPSSSLNSINRRVSIDCTHGDGYAQVEVATLKDPQANLEAIPSTYFNFITNNPVTPSSGIFYYEVEIVQECTQATDMAPLLANSDTSLASKNASQFCVGFVKRFLHHGPRNPSSPPPATLGYDANLVDLETIKDELVFSQDKMIQKPLDLSIEALIDDKPGEMKASFALDLGDSNFYNSIKGSESAQRTTILSMNRRLSSLSRQSIAELDSGRIDTEVTFSTNKVRESKSEKILKSDVVGFGINYIDNSLFITLNGVLLRTISKQELMSSNPLNDNLFSSSNPKGDSVYPMIGFKLNDVSINDKTDIAPTKLTVRGNFGFKDFKFNINHWVNLYKRDNEKDLNLRLLQQSQTAASSSDPNDVFEGQLLNVHDNSALLNRLIKGYLYTEGYTETFNALASDLKELSDITATKNEPNNDSKVIERSHAQERHALKMCFLQNRFDSILEILNSKYERFFSDKAGQILIFDIKLYKLIHCLKIYVEKLLNLGSREFEFEYDTNLSSSELYTQALNLATSIQKEYANNEEQTDKIRSAVVLLLVKDIKGYNNLPHIHVVLEKYQDKTAELFELVNKRILKGLSFNQTSNLESIVTRVDRNVEELTLTHCDNKFSLINFERDQLEL, encoded by the coding sequence ATGACCATGTTTCCAACTAGCGATTGGGTGTACATTATTCCCCCATACTTGCTCCACACGAGCTTGGGCGCTAAGCTTCACCGCCAGTTGGCCCTCATCAGCTCAGAACTTGCCAACTCCAATGCCATGCCAACCTGCTCTCCTCACTACGAAGCGGTCCCTGAGTCCAAGCCCATTCCCCAATACCACTTTTCTGCAGACCCCACTATCCACAATATCATCCGGGATAAGCTAATCTACAAGTTCCAAATCATCGGGATCTTGGGCACCAGCCCCAAGCCACCCTCAGAGCTTTCGGACGAAGAGGTATATGAATTGTTCGAAACGTTTGAACATAAGCTATTGGCAGACGAAACCATGGCCAAAACCGCCAGCGACACCGCCAGCGATGGCTCACACCCTGGATCGAATACCAGGCACAAGAAGCTTTCAATCGAGAGCGACACCTTCGGCGAGGTGCTGTTGTCGACAGGGGTTCCGTTGAAATATCAGAAATACTTGTCCTACCTGCTAAGGGACCTTTTGCTTCACACCAAGCTCGAGCAAAACGGCAAGCTCCCGTCACAGACAaggttcttgaaagttgACGACACGTACTTCGACTACCTGCTTCCGTCGTCATGGGTGTCGCTTATTCCCAGTTCTAGTTTGAACTCAATCAACCGCAGAGTGAGCATCGATTGCACCCACGGCGATGGGTATGCCCAGGTCGAAGTAGCCACTCTCAAGGACCCCCAGGCCAACTTGGAGGCGATTCCATCGACgtacttcaacttcattaCCAATAACCCGGTGACTCCGTCGTCAGGAATCTTTTACTACGAGGTGGAAATCGTCCAAGAATGTACTCAGGCCACCGATATGGCTCCATTGTTGGCTAACTCAGACACCTCGTTGGCGTCCAAGAATGCCTCGCAGTTCTGCGTGGGATTTGTCAAGCGGTTCCTCCATCACGGGCCGCGAAACCCTTCTTCACCTCCACCGGCGACCTTGGGCTACGATgccaatttggtggatCTTGAGACTATTAAAGACGAACTCGTGTTTAGCCAGGACAAAATGATCCAGAAACCGTTGGACTTGAGCATCGAGGCTTTAATAGACGACAAACCAGGGGAAATGAAGGCAAGTTTTGCCTTGGACTTGGGCGACCTGAATTTTTACAACTCCATCAAGGGCAGCGAGTCTGCCCAACGCACAACCATTCTCTCCATGAACAGAAGACTCTCGTCATTGAGCAGACAGAGCATTGCTGAGTTGGACTCAGGCCGAATTGATACCGAGGTAACGTTTTCAACCAACAAGGTCCGAGAGTCCAAGTCcgagaagatcttgaagtccGATGTGGTGGGCTTCGGAATCAACTATATCGACAATAGTCTCTTTATCACATTGAATGGGGTTTTACTTCGAACCATCTCCAAACAAGAGCTCATGTCAAGTAACCCTTTGAACGATAATCTTTTCAGCTCTTCCAACCCCAAAGGTGACCTGGTGTACCCTATGATCGGGTTCAAATTGAACGACGTCTCGATAAACGACAAGACCGATATTGCACCCACGAAGTTGACGGTTCGGGGGAACTTTGGGTTTAAGGACTTTaagttcaacatcaaccaCTGGGTGAATCTTTATAAAAGGGACAATGAGAAGGATCTCAATTTGAGGCTTCTTCAGCAGTCTCAAACCGCCGCCTCTTCCAGTGACCCAAATGATGTGTTTGAGGGCCAGCTATTGAACGTTCATGATAATTCGGCCTTGTTGAACCGTTTGATAAAAGGGTACTTATATACTGAAGGATACACCGAGACCTTCAACGCATTGGCGTcagacttgaaggagttgagCGACATCACGGCTACAAAAAACGAACCTAATAACGACTCAAAGGTAATAGAACGGTCTCATGCCCAAGAGCGGCATGCTCTCAAGATGTGCTTCTTGCAAAACCGATTTGACAGCATTCTTGAGATACTCAATTCCAAATATGAGCGGTTCTTCAGCGACAAAGCGGGTCAGATATTGATTTTCGACATAAAGCTATACAAGTTGATCCACTGCCTCAAGATATACGTCGAAaagctcttgaacttgggAAGCCGggagtttgagtttgagtaCGATACCAATTTATCACTGTCAGAACTATACACGCAGGCATTAAATCTTGCCACAAGTATCCAGAAAGAGTACGCCAACAACGAAGAACAGACCGACAAAATCAGATCGGCAGTGGTGCTTCTTTTGGTCAAGGATATCAAGGGATACAACAATCTTCCTCACATACACGTTGTACTCGAGAAATACCAGGACAAAACAGCCGAACTCTTCGAGTTGGTGAACAAGAGGATCTTGAAAGGATTGAGTTTCAACCAGACTTCGAACTTAGAGAGTATAGTGACCAGAGTCGACCGAAATGTCGAAGAGTTGACACTCACACACTGTGACAACAAGTTttcgttgatcaactttgaGAGAGACCAACTTGAGTTATAG
- a CDS encoding uncharacterized protein (EggNog:ENOG503P5XS) — MISTISHASTHLYPTITALLSTRKDKKYNRDRWTLQELDNWKDVELPQILKRRVEKQDGCYLTVPELKLLMDWKLAKGKFRPMLPKLISANLADDVERVTRTAMMMFVDGVCEFESLAGESREKYTQLVKKAMVELCRLKGVGPATASLVLSLLWSVSALSPPFFSDESFLYYVRPATKIKYNLKEYTDEYLPVFLGILEQEDEVTMNSLEKGGWALKMLEIHRDGILKGVAVGPYEGFLDHYADKTRTTKKRKLVDDKVPTTKRKHAAS, encoded by the coding sequence ATGATCTCCACCATATCCCACGCTTCCACACATCTATATCCCACCATCACGGCGCTACTCTCAACCCGCAAGGACAAGAAATACAACCGGGATCGGTGGACGTTGCAGGAGTTGGACAACTGGAAGGATGTGGAGCTTCCGCAGATCTTGAAACGACGGGTCGAAAAACAGGACGGCTGCTATCTCACAGTACCGGAGTTAAAGTTATTAATGGACTGgaagttggccaagggCAAGTTTCGGCCAATGCTCCCCAAGTTGATTCTGGCGAACTTGGCAGACGATGTGGAGCGGGTCACCCGCACGgcgatgatgatgtttgtggatgggGTTTGTGAATTCGAGCTGCTCGCAGGTGAGTCTCGTGAAAAGTATACTcaattggtgaagaaggcGATGGTCGAGCTCTGCAGATTGAAGGGGGTAGGACCGGCGACTGCCAGCTTGGTGTTGTCGCTTTTGTGGTCGGTTTCGGCTCTTTCACCGCCATTTTTCAGTGATGAGTCGTTCCTCTACTACGTGCGCCCGGccaccaagatcaaatacaacttgaaggagtaCACCGACGAGTACTTGCCGGTGTTTTTGGGGATTTTGGAGCAAGAAGACGAGGTGACCATGAACAGCCTTGAAAAGGGCGGTTGGGCTCTCAAGATGTTGGAGATCCATCGAGATGGTATTCTCAAGGGCGTAGCGGTGGGGCCATACGAGGGCTTTTTGGACCACTACGCCGACAAGACAAGGACTaccaagaagagaaaattgGTGGACGACAAGGTACCGACGACGAAAAGAAAGCACGCTGCTTCGTAG
- the COX18 gene encoding Cytochrome c oxidase assembly protein cox18, mitochondrial (EggNog:ENOG503P484; COG:O,U): MFRSHILKTKIPPSPQYWGRRYFSIEPQTIVMALGETLQAVHATSGLPWWAVIPLSTFALRTVWTLPLSILQRKRLQKQSEYKAIISGTTPVLKLNLGQRAQETRNQLAAPSSSDSERAVQLQSPLANIKYEEILLLSAKETRKRQKALFKKHKIQLWKNFVLPVFQVPLWISLSLTMRNLCGWLSWDSLANQPLDPGLYTEGLLWFSDLTSYDHYHLTPVILGVISLCNVEWSFKTFELSRLASRPTLRPTLADAFANLSRMGVVFMMAIAMNAPVGLTLFWISSQTFSLAQNVVLDMAFPVAFTPRTRVAPSVASTDSTPIVNRRGR; the protein is encoded by the coding sequence ATGTTTAGGCTGCACATCCTCAAAACTAAAATCCCACCACTGCCCCAGTACTGGGGACGAAGGTACTTCTCCATCGAGCCCCAAACCATAGTCATGGCGTTGGGAGAAACGTTACAGGCCGTACATGCCACGAGCGGTCTCCCGTGGTGGGCAGTGATTCCTCTCTCCACATTCGCCCTAAGAACAGTATGGACGCTACCGCTTTCTATACTCCAACGAAAACGGCTCCAAAAGCAGAGCGAGTACAAAGCGATCATCTCTGGTACTACGCCGGTGTTGAAGCTCAATCTTGGGCAACGGGCGCAGGAAACTCGAAATCAGCTTGCAGCCCCATCGTCCTCAGACTCCGAACGAGCAGTACAGCTCCAATCTCCACTAGCTAACATCAAGTACGAGGAGATCCTCTTGCTTTCGGCCAAGGAAACCCGCAAGCGTCAGAAGGcgttgttcaagaaacaCAAGATCCAGCTCTGGAAGAACTTTGTACTTCCTGTGTTCCAGGTGCCGTTGTGGATTTCGCTTTCGTTGACGATGCGAAACCTCTGCGGGTGGCTATCGTGGGACAGCTTGGCCAACCAGCCGCTCGACCCGGGGCTCTACACGGAGGGCTTGTTGTGGTTCTCAGACCTTACGAGTTATGACCATTATCATCTCACACCGGTGATATTGGGAGTGATTTCGCTCTGTAACGTGGAGTGGTCCTTCAAGACCTTCGAACTTCTGAGGTTGGCACTGCGGCCCACCCTCCGGCCGACTTTGGCTGACGCATTCGCCAACCTTTCGCGGATGGGGGTGGTATTTATGATGGCTATCGCCATGAATGCCCCGGTGGGTCTCACACTTTTCTGGATCAGCTCCCAAACGTTCTCATTGGCACAGAACGTGGTACTCGACATGGCCTTCCCGGTGGCCTTCACGCCACGGACGCGGGTGGCACCATCGGTTGCTTCTACCGACTCCACCCCCATAGTCAACCGTAGAGGTAggtga
- the SPT4 gene encoding transcription elongation factor spt4 (EggNog:ENOG503P572; BUSCO:EOG09265BBJ; COG:K), translating into MSSRSDRACMLCGIIQTYRKFVDEGCPNCESVLHYQDNDDNQIQDCTSPSFEGLVALGDDNKQSWVARWLRIDSFVPALYAVKINGKLPPHIVSDLLEQNVNYRPRDGSAED; encoded by the coding sequence ATGTCATCTAGATCTGACAGAGCGTGCATGTTGTGTGGAATCATCCAGACATACAGAAAGTTCGTCGATGAAGGGTGCCCCAACTGTGAGAGTGTGTTGCACTATCAAGACAATGACGACAACCAGATCCAGGATTGCACATCGCCATCGTTTGAAGGTTTGGTGGCTTTGGGAGACGACAACAAACAGTCATGGGTCGCCAGATGGTTGAGAATAGACTCGTTCGTGCCGGCCCTCTACGCCGTCAAGATCAACGGGAAGCTTCCGCCTCATATAGTTAGTGACTTGTTGGAGCAGAATGTCAACTATAGACCCAGAGACGGCAGTGCTGAAGATTAG
- the YTA7 gene encoding TAT-binding protein-like protein 7, AAA ATPase (BUSCO:EOG092606O3; EggNog:ENOG503NX6I; COG:O): MSRRSRNTKPSISDDEDDGFNSQESDKDELEGSDSIPSDNDKDQDDYLEDDEDNEDDDEIRTSRRRKASRARALSSDFELDEDFSEDDEFTRKLTEKRFIASDEDVSDDYEYGQEPVKKKKRSRSRSVEPVFLPKRGRLRSTRNSEAVGAAEEAEAGAEDGKEESEEEVEDDIKKELAALYDSSPEPELKHKLRERAPVDYAIPPPITNDAQLEAGAPITPSFTKGRRGRPSTNKSEYRNLLFPTAGPFGGSDVISVFGTNIPPGGIPIPGMSATNNNMTAIGQALSDSDSSDDEIAPINGEATITKKQPKDNFLNHTKLIGTSTAKHQNKKKNNLSDTDPLGVDMNIDFSAVGGLDEYINQLKEMVALPLLYPELYQNFAITPPRGVLFHGPPGTGKTLMARALAASFSTSTRKITFFMRKGADCLSKWVGEAERQLRLLFEEAKNQQPSIIFFDEIDGLAPVRSSKQEQIHASIVSTLLALMDGMDNRGQVIVIGATNRPDAIDPALRRPGRFDREFYFPLPDTNARSQILKIHTKKWSPPLGDEFLGKIADLTKGYGGADLRALCTEAALNSIQRKYPQIYQSNQKLEVVPSKVKVIAKDFMNAMEKIVPSSARSTSSGSAPLPQHLKCLLEPQYNEIILKLNNLLPNSIHLKGEKKKTQLEDALYLDPTIHDEDGGFARQEFLKNLENSRICKPSLLISGESGSGQQYIGAALLNHLEGFQVQSLDIGAIFSDSTRTPESAIIQTFIEARRHQPSVIFIPNIDIWYHIVPPTAKATLSSLLKSLKSNEKILLLGISESSQEALDYEVKLLFASTNETNSVTLHNPDVGQRRQFFGTLKKTLLMKPYEFVNDFENRPKRKLKQLKVVEEVVVVDKDSEKKKLKAQEYQDTKLKNTLKIKLASLMDLFKVRYKRFKKPIIDENLLSHIFYPEILSNPLNVYEVLYEKAADDEHKDMIKELATGKYYHNIDLDIIEERLWNGYYSEPRQFLKDIKMIVSDSIMSGDRERILKANEMLTNAQFGIDDIGTPEFLSACKEMRKRELVKQAQVVADYQKLQEAAQKQQEANGSLQNGNAVNGEPEEISVETQDDQEPVVATDVKIVADVEQETAIEPRKEQTAVAKPPIPGSDSESEAEDSPIDISRQLVLGGDHEEFFSNRIIEITSNCNIERLEIVMARLMDIIWTDRNQWDKTQTIKNLYNAADSIEAEIS; this comes from the coding sequence ATGAGCAGACGGTCCAGAAACACCAAGCCGTCCATTTCggatgacgaagatgacggGTTCAATAGTCAGGAATCCGATAAAGATGAACTCGAAGGCTCAGACTCCATTCCCTCCGACAACGATAAGGACCAGGACGACTATCTTGAGGACGACGAAGACaatgaagacgatgacgaAATACGCACATCTCGTCGCAGGAAGGCAAGCCGGGCCCGGGCCTTGAGTCTGGATTTTGAATTGGACGAAGACTTCTCGGAAGACGATGAGTTTACCAGAAAACTCACTGAGAAAAGGTTCATTGCCAGTGACGAGGATGTGTCAGACGACTACGAGTATGGCCAGGAACctgtgaagaagaagaagagatcaAGGTCTCGTTCGGTTGAGCCGGTGTTTTTACCTAAAAGAGGCAGGTTGAGAAGCACTCGAAACTCAGAAGCGGTTGgagctgctgaagaagccGAAGCAGGAGCCGAGGATGGTAAAGAAGagtcagaagaagaggtaGAAGACGATATAAAGAAGGAGCTTGCGGCATTATACGACTCATCTCCAGAGCCCGAGCTCAAACACAAATTGAGAGAAAGAGCTCCGGTGGACTATGCTATTCCTCCTCCCATCACAAATGACGCCCAGCTCGAAGCCGGTGCACCCATAACTCCCTCTTTTAccaaaggaagaagaggacGCCCTTCAACCAACAAGAGCGAATATAGAAACTTGTTGTTTCCCACTGCCGGTCCGTTTGGCGGAAGTGATGTGATTTCGGTGTTTGGAACCAACATTCCTCCCGGAGGAATCCCCATTCCAGGAATGAGTGcaaccaacaacaacatgaCTGCCATTGGCCAAGCTCTCAGTGACTCTGACTCTTCGGATGATGAGATTGCTCCAATAAATGGTGAAGCCACCATTACCAAGAAGCAGCCAAAGGACAACTTCCTCAACCACACTAAGTTGATTGGTACATCCACGGCGAAGCACCAaaataagaagaagaataatCTCAGCGATACAGACCCCTTGGGAGTTGACATGAACATTGACTTTTCAGCAGTCGGAGGTTTGGATGAATatatcaaccaattgaagGAAATGGTGGCCTTACCTCTACTCTACCCTGAACTATACCAAAACTTTGCCATCACTCCACCCAGAGGTGTTCTTTTCCATGGCCCCCCCGGTACTGGTAAGACATTGATGGCCAGAGCTTTGGCGGCTAGTTTCTCTACATCCACCCGAAAAATCACGTTCTTCATGAGAAAAGGTGCTGACTGCTTGAGTAAGTGGGTAGGTGAAGCCGAAAGACAGTTGCGATTATTATTcgaagaagccaaaaaCCAACAGCCTTCTATCATTTTCTTCGATGAGATCGATGGGTTGGCCCCAGTAAGATCCTCTAAGCAGGAGCAAATCCATGCGTCTATCGTGTCAACATTGTTGGCTTTGATGGATGGTATGGATAATAGAGGTCAAGTTATTGTCATTGGAGCCACTAATAGACCTGATGCCATTGATCCAGCTTTGAGGAGACCTGGTAGGTTTGATAGAGAGTTCTATTTCCCATTGCCAGATACGAACGCTCGATCccagattttgaagattcaCACCAAGAAATGGAGCCCACCATTAGGAGACGAGTTCTTAGGTAAAATAGCTGATTTGACCAAAGGTTATGGAGGTGCTGACTTAAGGGCTTTGTGTACTGAAGCTGCTTTGAATTCtatccaaagaaaatatCCACAAATCTACCAGTCAAACCAAAAGTTGGAAGTGGTTCCTTCGAAAGTAAAGGTGATTGCTAAAGACTTCATGAATGCCATGGAGAAGATTGTACCTTCTAGTGCTAGGtcgacttcttctggttctgcTCCCTTGCCTCAACACTTGAAATGTCTCTTGGAGCCTCAATATAATGAGAttattttgaagttgaacaacttgcTACCAAACTCAATTCACTTGAAAggtgaaaagaaaaagactCAGCTTGAGGATGCTTTGTATCTTGATCCAACAATtcatgatgaagatggagGGTTTGCAAGACaagagttcttgaagaatttggagaATTCCAGAATCTGTAAGCCTAGTTTATTGATATCGGGTGAAAGTGGCTCTGGACAGCAATATATTGGTGCTGCTCTCTTGAATCATCTAGAGGGATTCCAGGTTCAATCCTTGGATATCGGAGCCATTTTCTCGGATTCTACTAGAACCCCAGAACTGGCTATTATCCAGACGTTCATTGAAGCGAGAAGACACCAACCGTCGGTGATTTTCATCCCCAATATTGATATCTGGTATCATATTGTTCCTCCCACTGCAAAGGCTACTTTGAGTAGTCTattgaagtctttgaaaagcaatgagaagattttgttATTGGGAATCAGTGAGTCTTCCCAAGAAGCCTTAGACTACGAAGTGAAACTTCTCTTTGCTTCTACAAACGAAACCAACAGTGTGACTTTACACAATCCTGATGTTGGCCAACGAAGACAGTTTTTCggaactttgaagaagacgttgttgatgaaaccTTATGAGTTTGTCAACGATTTTGAGAACAGACCAAAGAGGAAattgaagcagttgaaagtggtggaagaagttgttgttgtagaCAAGGACTcggagaagaagaagctaaAGGCGCAAGAGTATCAGGATActaagttgaagaacacattgaagatcaagttggccagCTTAAtggacttgttcaaggtgCGATACAAAAGATTCAAGAAGCCGATTATAGATGAGAATCTATTGAGCCATATCTTCTACCCCGAAATTTTGCTGAATCCCCTTAACGTCTATGAAGTTCTCTACGAGAAGGCTGCCGATGATGAACATAAAGATAtgatcaaagagttggCTACCGGAAAATATTACCATAATATCGACTTGGATATTATCGAAGAACGACTCTGGAACGGATACTATTCGGAACCTCGtcaattcttgaaagacaTCAAGATGATTGTTCTGGATTCCATAATGTCTGGAGATAGAGAAAGAATTTTGAAGGCCAACGAGATGTTGACGAATGCCCAGTTTGgtattgatgatattggcACCCCCGAGTTCTTACTGGCTTGTAAAGAGATGAGAAAGAGAGAGTTGGTTAAACAAGCCCAGGTCGTAGCTGATTACCAGAAGTTGCAAGAGGCAGCCCAGAAGCAGCAAGAAGCGAACGGGCTGCTTCAAAATGGTAATGCCGTGAACGGTGAGCCAGAGGAGATATCTGTTGAAACACAAGATGACCAGGAACCCGTGGTGGCTACAGATGTAAAAATAGTTGCAGACGTCGAACAAGAAACTGCAATTGAACCACGAAAAGAGCAAACGGCTGTAGCTAAACCACCAATCCCCGGGTCAGACTCCGAATCCGAAGCAGAAGACTCACCCATTGATATCTCCCGGCAGCTCGTTCTCGGTGGAGACCACGAGGAGTTCTTCTCCAACCGCATCATCGAAATCACCAGCAATTGCAACATCGAACGACTCGAAATCGTCATGGCCCGTCTCATGGATATCATCTGGACCGATCGAAATCAATGGGACAAGACTCAAACCATCAAAAACCTCTACAATGCCGCCGACTCCATCGAAGCCGAAATCTCCTGA